TCTAGTTCCATAGCCCACGATGTCTACTACCGCATCGTCGATCCGGGAGCATCAGAACAAAAACGGCTGTTTGTCGGACGCCTGATGGTTGGTTTATCCCTCGTTGCTGCTGGATACTTTGGCGTAAATCCACCAGGGTTTGTCGGTGAGGTGGTGGCTTTCGCCTTCGGTTTAGCCGCCTCTAGTTTCTTCCCGGTGATCTTCCTTGGTATTTTTGACAAACGCACCAACAAAGAAGGGGCGATCGCTGGGATGCTGACAGGTTTAATTTTCACTACCGCATATATCGTAGGTGTTAAGTTCGGGGGTATGCCACCTTGGTTCTTTGGGGTTTCTGCCGAAGGAATTGGCACTGTGGGTATGCTGCTGAACTTGATTGTTACCTATGTGGTGTCTCGTCTAACGCCACCTCCTCCAGCAGAAATTCAAGCGCTGGTGGAGGATTTACGTAGTCCAGATATTGAGGAAACACAACCAATTGGGACTGTGCATTAGTAGAAACTAAAATCCCTCCCCGCATCCGGGGAGGGGGTGCGGTGCTTTTGTTGCCACTTACCTCTGCAAACTACGCGGATCTAAAGCATCCCTTAGCCCATCACCCAACAAGTTGAAAGCCAACACCGTGAGAATAATCAACACAGCCGGGGGCCAAACCAGCCAAGGTTGCAACACCAAAATTGAAGCGTTAGTTGCCAGAGATAACATATTACCCCATGACGGGTCTGGTTGTTGAATTCCTAATCCGATGAGACTTAATACTGCCTCTGCCGCAATAAAACTAGGAACGGAAAGTGTTGCGGAGATAATTATATAAGTAGCGGTTTGCGGTAATACGTGACGGAGGATAATGTAAAGTGGATTACCACCCATTGCTTTTGCCGCTTGGACATATTCTCTCTCTTTAATAGAGAGGACTTGTCCACGAATAACTCGTGCTAATCCAGCCCAGCTGATAAACGAAGTAATCACAACAATCAGCAAAAAGCGATCAGTACTAGATAATCCTGGTGGTAGTACAGCACCCAAGGTCACCAACAGATAAATACTGGGAAAAGTCATCAGGACTTCGGCTAGGCGCATGATAACACTGTCAGTCCAGCCACCGAAATAGCCGGAAATTCCCCCAATCAACATCCCCAAGGGAAAGGTTAAGGCTACTCCAATAATCCCAATAAATAAGCTGATACGACCACCATATAACAGGCGACTAAATTGATCCCGACCTTGTTCATCTGTACCTACAAGGTTATACTTTGCCTTACCGACAGCACCAAACAAATGTATATTGAGCGGGATACCACCAAATATTTCTACCTCGTCCCATTTTGGGGGTAAAGGCAAACTCACCCTAAACAGACGATATTCTGGTCCGGTGACAAATAATCTTAGAGGAGAGGGCGTTTTGAAGTCTACAATGATTTGGCGATCGCCCGTTTTTAAATCTGTGTCTCCCTGAGTTGTCGGATAAATATGAGGACCAATGAATTGCCCTGTTTGTTGAGAAACCCAGTAAATGCGAGTTGGTGGCAATAGAGAACCATTTGGTTGTGAGACGTAAGGATCGTAAGGGGCGACAAAATCCGCTGCAATCACTGCTACATAGAAAACTAAGAGTAAAATTGCCCCAAATTTTGCCACAGGATTTTTCTTTAGTCGATGCCACCAATTCATAGTTTTTTGTCGAGAGTCAAAAGTCAAGAGTCAAGGGTCAAGAGTCAAAAGTCAAGAGTCAAAAGTCATTTAAACTATGGACTCTGGACTAGGCAAGGAGTTTTTCAATGAGATACAGGGTTTCTTCCTGAGGTTTTTCGTGTTCTACAACAAACACATTTGAGTAGAGATTAGCAATAATTTGCTTTCCCTGCTGTGTTAGGGAAAGGTAGCGCAATGCATCTTTGATATAAGGATAAACGACATTCCAGTAGAATTTGGCATAGTTCTTGCGTAAGTCGGCGGGGGTTTGATAACCCAACACCTTATTCATCCCGGTCTCTTCAAACTCATAGAACAAAGAAGTAATCTTTTTTAAATAACGCGGGTCACTTAATTGTCCGATTAAATCAGCAGCACGCACTAAACCTGCAAAATTATTTGTATCTTGATGGTCTTCTGCGGCTGGTACTGGAAAACGAGTCAATTCAATATTGCTCTTTATGACCTCTGAATCTATCAATTTGTGACCACCAAAACGCTCATCAATGAAGAGTTTGGCTCTGTCAACATGATACGGTGTGAGACTGGCATCAGAAGCTCCAGGAGGAAGAGGAATCATTTTCCCATCTTTCCCGGTAGAATACAAACCTTCATCCTCGCGGTCTTGTCGGCAAACTCCTTTGACATAACCAATATCATGGCATACCAACGAGATAATAAAATGCAACCAGTCTTCACTGGAAACACCACCTTCACGGATATGTCTGCCGCGTAAAATTTCCTGTCCAACAAGGGTGACTAGGATGGAGTGTTCTACATTATGATAGAGGGCATCACTATTGGCAATGTTTTCCAAAGCCATATTGCCCGCCCAAGCTATAATATCTTGGTAATCGTTTTTTAAGCAGCCATAGGTGCGATGGTAGCCTTCGCGAATTTGTGCTACAAATGCATCAATTAAGATTTCAGTGGCATTAAACATAATAGTAGTTACTTAGTTTAGATACCAAATTATTTATTGGTTTCTCTCAAATTTGTATAATTTGGTTGTACTTGGAGAATTCACAAGAATGCAAATAACTCCTTGTAGCTCCTCATAGGTAAACATATGTGCTAGCAGTCTGTAGGCGAGATGTCGCAAATCTTTACGACTTTAGCACAAAACCAGCTATGTCTTTGGAGCACACAAATCCAAACTACCACGCGAGTAGAGGTTTTGGTGTCGTGCTGTTAATGGGGATTCTCAATCTGCCACTTGCTAGTTGAAATGGGCAAATCATGTTATAATAGCTGATAACTTTATTTCGGATATCAGCTATTTGCGGGTGTAATTCAGTGGTAGAATGTCACCTTCCCAAGGTGAACGTCGTGGGTTCGAGTCCCATCGCCCGCTTAGAGAAGTGGTATGACTGTACTTAAGATGTGAGTTGCTGTACATTCACAAATTAGATGTCGCTGTTCACAAAGTGATGTCGTTTTTGCCAAATTCACGTCGTTTTTTCACAAAATAACGTCGCAATTAATAAATTTAGGTCTTTTGCTTACTTTGAGGTACCGTTCACAAATTAATGTCGCTGAAGACAGTGTAAACTTTTTACAAAAAAGCAACGCTAACGCCAGTTAAAAAAACCATTACATATAGTTTAACTTTAGCTGAAAAGGAAAAGACTAAGTAACTATCTCAAAACGACAAAACTACTTATTACGGTATTTTAGTAGCTAGGAAGTAGTGTTGAATCTGAAATATAAAAAGCGTGATCGGCTTCGCCGAACCGTAGGCGATCGCCCAGAAATACAAAGCTGTTAGTATTGTTCTACCAAAGATGAGCGATATGCGGGAAATATTACAAAGCGAAATTCAGTCAACAGCAGAGCAAAAATGTCCAGGTAGCCTGGCAACCCAACAAAAATATGCCAAGGAGTATCGTGTCAGTGTTCACCGTTGGAGTTACGGCAGATTAATCTGTCACTGGCACTTAAACGGCATCAATTTGTACCGACGACATTTAATAAGTCACTGTACAACACATTTAAAGTCTAATTGCCACTGTTGACGGCAGTAAGCGAGTAATGGGACTCGAACCCTTTCAACCCATCCCTAAATGATAGAATACTTTGTTTTCCTTTCAACTCGCCCTACACGGGGAGGTTATTGTTACTCATATAAAAAGTTGCTTGGTCTTCTGTTAACCACTTTCAACC
The sequence above is a segment of the Mastigocladopsis repens PCC 10914 genome. Coding sequences within it:
- a CDS encoding ABC transporter permease, translated to MNWWHRLKKNPVAKFGAILLLVFYVAVIAADFVAPYDPYVSQPNGSLLPPTRIYWVSQQTGQFIGPHIYPTTQGDTDLKTGDRQIIVDFKTPSPLRLFVTGPEYRLFRVSLPLPPKWDEVEIFGGIPLNIHLFGAVGKAKYNLVGTDEQGRDQFSRLLYGGRISLFIGIIGVALTFPLGMLIGGISGYFGGWTDSVIMRLAEVLMTFPSIYLLVTLGAVLPPGLSSTDRFLLIVVITSFISWAGLARVIRGQVLSIKEREYVQAAKAMGGNPLYIILRHVLPQTATYIIISATLSVPSFIAAEAVLSLIGLGIQQPDPSWGNMLSLATNASILVLQPWLVWPPAVLIILTVLAFNLLGDGLRDALDPRSLQR
- a CDS encoding Npun_R2479 family HD domain-containing metalloprotein, translating into MFNATEILIDAFVAQIREGYHRTYGCLKNDYQDIIAWAGNMALENIANSDALYHNVEHSILVTLVGQEILRGRHIREGGVSSEDWLHFIISLVCHDIGYVKGVCRQDREDEGLYSTGKDGKMIPLPPGASDASLTPYHVDRAKLFIDERFGGHKLIDSEVIKSNIELTRFPVPAAEDHQDTNNFAGLVRAADLIGQLSDPRYLKKITSLFYEFEETGMNKVLGYQTPADLRKNYAKFYWNVVYPYIKDALRYLSLTQQGKQIIANLYSNVFVVEHEKPQEETLYLIEKLLA